One segment of Sulfobacillus thermosulfidooxidans DSM 9293 DNA contains the following:
- the murQ gene encoding N-acetylmuramic acid 6-phosphate etherase, whose translation MEPDKSIERLETEMWDRTIPWLENLSTAEMLRAINQADQAVPILVGEQIPVISEAVDLIALVLQRGGRLFYVGAGTSGRLGILDAAECPPTFNTDPTMIQAIMAGGQDAILHAVEGAEDDVEAGAHAVKDYGIDERDVVVGLSASGRTPFVLGALREARQLGARTISVNCNHDPETQPYSDITIVIPTGPEMIMGSTRLKAGTATKLVLNMLSTGAMIRLGKTYHNLMVDVKATNFKLRERARRIVMLAADVDYPTADILLTQSGYEVKTAILMHLLHVDAKEARQLLTDHQGMLDSLL comes from the coding sequence ATGGAACCCGATAAATCGATCGAACGGTTGGAAACCGAGATGTGGGACCGGACCATACCCTGGTTGGAGAACCTGAGTACAGCCGAGATGTTGAGGGCGATTAATCAGGCCGATCAAGCCGTCCCGATATTGGTTGGAGAGCAGATTCCGGTCATTAGTGAAGCCGTTGACCTGATTGCTCTGGTTTTACAACGAGGAGGCCGTTTGTTTTATGTTGGGGCAGGAACCAGTGGTCGCTTGGGAATTCTTGACGCGGCAGAATGTCCGCCCACATTTAATACGGATCCCACAATGATTCAAGCGATTATGGCCGGTGGACAAGACGCTATATTGCATGCCGTGGAAGGAGCCGAGGATGATGTTGAGGCCGGAGCGCATGCAGTGAAGGATTATGGTATCGATGAGCGTGATGTTGTCGTAGGGTTGTCGGCTTCAGGCCGTACCCCATTCGTTTTGGGAGCGTTAAGAGAAGCGCGGCAATTGGGAGCACGAACAATTTCGGTGAACTGTAATCATGATCCGGAAACACAACCGTATTCGGACATTACCATTGTCATTCCGACTGGGCCGGAAATGATTATGGGTTCGACTCGTTTGAAAGCGGGGACCGCAACAAAATTAGTTCTCAATATGTTATCGACCGGGGCGATGATTCGTCTTGGCAAAACTTATCATAATTTGATGGTGGACGTTAAAGCGACGAATTTTAAATTGCGAGAACGGGCGCGCCGCATTGTTATGTTAGCAGCCGATGTGGATTATCCGACGGCAGATATCTTATTGACCCAATCGGGATATGAAGTGAAAACAGCGATTTTAATGCATCTCTTACATGTTGACGCCAAGGAAGCACGTCAGCTCTTAACCGATCATCAAGGCATGTTGGACTCGTTGTTATAG